The Actinocorallia herbida DNA window GAGGGTGCCCGCGCGTTGGTCGCGGCGTTCGGCGAGACGGGGAAAGAGGTCGAGCATCTCCGTCAGCAGGCGCTTTTCCGCGGTGCGGTCCCGGCGGAGGCCGAAGGCGCCGAGACGGAGATTCTCCAGGACGGTGTGGTCGGGGAAGATCTGGCGGCCTTCGGGGACGTGGCCGAGGCCGAGGGCGGGGCGGCGGTGGCCGGGGACCCTGGTGATGTCCCGGCCGGAGAGCCGCACCACCCCGGCCGACGGCTTGAGCAGGCCGGACAGGACGCGGAGCGTCGTGCTCTTGCCCGCGCCGTTCGGGCCGAGCAGGACGACGAACTCGCCCTCGCCGACGGTGAGGTCCACCCCGCGGACGGCCTTGACGCCTCCGTATCCGGCGTGGACCCCGGACAGTTCCAGCACCGGGGCCATCAGGCCACCTCCTCGATCAGGTCGGGGCGGCCCAGGTAGGCCTCCAGCACCTTCGGGTCCCGCCGCACCGTCTCGGGCGGGCCGGCCGCGATGACCTTGCCGCCGTCGATGACGGTGATCTCGTCGCAGAGGCCCATCACGAACTCCACGTTGTGCTCGATGAGGACGACGGCCAGGCCGCGGTCCCGGAACGTCCGGCAGAGCCTGCCGAGCGCGTCGATCTCGGCGGGCGTCAGGCCGGTCGCGGGCTCGTCGAGGATGAGGACGCGCGGTCCGGACGCGACGGCCCGCACCACTTCGAGCAGCCGCTTCTGCCCGTGGGAGAGCGAGCCGGCCAGGCGGTGCGCGCGGCCGGAGAGCCCGGCGAAGGCCAGTAGCCGCGCGGCGGCCTCCCGCCCGGCCCTCTCCCGACGCCGGTAGGACGGCAGGCGCAGCACCGCCGCGAGCCAC harbors:
- a CDS encoding ABC transporter ATP-binding protein; amino-acid sequence: MAPVLELSGVHAGYGGVKAVRGVDLTVGEGEFVVLLGPNGAGKSTTLRVLSGLLKPSAGVVRLSGRDITRVPGHRRPALGLGHVPEGRQIFPDHTVLENLRLGAFGLRRDRTAEKRLLTEMLDLFPRLAERRDQRAGTLSGGEAQMLAVARALMSRPKLLVLDEPTLGLAPLRAAEVFTHIKRLNTDQGLPILLVEQLAMVALKLADRAYVLERGTVALSGPAAEVAADPAIQSVYLGADTAP